The DNA sequence GCCGGACATGCCGCAGTCGAGAAGAAGGCCGGGCGGCTGGAGAACCTCGACAAGGAGCTGGCCACCATCGGCCGCGAAGCATTCGCGGGCTCGACCGGTATGGGCCATACGCGCTGGGCCACCCACGGGCGGCCGACCGACCGAAATGCGCACCCGCACACCAGCCTCGACGGCAAGATCGCCGTCGTCCACAACGGCATCATCGAGAACTTCGCGGTCCTGCGGGAAGAGGTGGAAAAGGCCGGCATCGAGTTCTCGTCCGACACGGACACCGAGACCGCCGTCCACCTGATGGCTCTGCAGTACGCCAGTGGTTCGACAGCGGGGAACTTCGTCGACAGCGCATATGCGGTGCTGGGCCGGCTCGAGGGTGCGTTCACGCTCGTGTTCACACACGCGGACCACCCCGACACCATCGTGGCCGCGCGCCGGTCCACTCCACTGGTGGTGGGTGTGGGCGAAGGCGAGATGTTCGTCGGCTCCGATGTCGCGGCATTCATCGAACACACCCGTGAGGCTGTCGAACTCGGTCAGGACCAGGTGGTCGTGATCACCGCCGACGACTACACGATCACCGATTTCGAAGGCAACGAAGAATCCGGCAAGCCCTTCCACATCGACTGGGATCTGGCGGCGGCGGAAAAGGGCGGGCACGACTTCTTCATGCTCAAGGAGATCGCCGAGCAGCCACAGGCTCTCGCCGACACCCTGCTCGGGCACTTCGAGAACGGCCGGATCATCCTCGACGAGCAGCGACTCACCGACGACGACCTGCGCGACATCGACAAGGTGTTCGTGGTCGCCTGCGGTACCGCTTACCATGCGGGGTTGCTCGCGAAGTACGCGATCGAACACTGGACGCGTCTGCCGGTCGAGGTCGAGTTGGCCAGCGAATTCCGCTACCGCGACCCGGTTCTCGATCGTTCCACCCTTGTGGTTGCCATCTCGCAGTCGGGCGAGACCGCCGACACGTTGGAGGCGGTCCGGCACGCCAAGGAACAGAAGGCCCGGGTCTTGGCCATCTGCAACACCAATGGCGCGCAGATCCCCCGAGAATCCGACGCCGTGCTCTACACCCACGCCGGGCCGGAGATCGGGGTGGCGTCCACCAAGTGTTTCCTCGCCCAGATCGCAGCAACATACTTGGTGGGTCTGGCGCTCGCACAGGCCAGGGGTACGAAGTATCCCGATGAGGTGGCACGCGAATACGCTGCGCTCGAAGCGATGCCGGCCGCGGTCGCCACAGTGCTCGAGACGGTCGAGCCGGTGCGTGCGCTGGCCCGCGACCTGGCCGACCGGGGGACCGTCCTGTTCCTCGGGCGCCACGTCGGATACCCCGTCGCGCTCGAGGGCGCACTCAAACTCAAAGAACTCGCGTACATGCACGCCGAGGGTTTTGCTGCCGGTGAACTCAAGCACGGGCCGATCGCACTGATCGAAGACGGCGTTCCGGTCATCATCGTGATGCCCTCACCGACGGGGCGGGCATTGCTGCACTCGAAGATGGTCAGCAACATCCGGGAAATCCAGGCGCGTGGCGCCACCACCATCGTCATCGCGGAGGAAGGTGACGAGTCGGCACGGGGCGTCGCCGACCATCTGATCGTGATCCCGCAGACGCCCACGTTGCTACAGCCACTGGTTTCGACTGTGCCCCTACAGGTCTTCGCTGCGGCTGTCGCTCAGGCGCGCGGGTACGACGTGGACAAGCCGCGCAACCTGGCCAAGTCCGTCACCGTCGAATAGGCCGCGCGGGGCGATGATCGACTACTTCACCGCCGACTCGATCCGGGCCGCCGAGGTGGCGACCGGAGATCTGTTGGTGCGCGGGGTGTTGATGGGTCGTGCGGCTCGCGCTGTCGCGGATGTGGTTGCGGCGGAACTGGTGTCACGATCGGGTGGTTGTTACGGACGCAAGGTCGGTGTGCTTGCGGGAGCCGGCGACAATGGGGCGGACGCTCTGTTCGCGGGCGCGCTACTACGCCGGCGGGGCGTCGACGTACGGACTGTCCTGCTGGCCGGCGACCGCACTCACGCAAGCGGTCTCGCCGCTTTCCGCGGCGCCGGCGGGCGTATCACCGACAGCTTCTCGCGCGACGTCGATGTGGTGATCGACGGCATCGTGGGGCTGAGCGGTTCGGGACCGCTGCGCCCGGAAGCGGCTCGGATCGTCGGTGAGCTCACCGCGCCCATCGTGGCGGTGGACATCCCGTCAGGGGTCGATGCGGACACCGGGCAGGTCAATGACCCGGCCGTGCGGGCCGCGGTGACAGTGACATTCGGTGAGTACCGGGTGGCTCACGTGCTCGCCGCACCCCAGTGTGGCCGGATCGTGTTGGCCGACATCGGCATCGAGGCTCACCGCCCGGCCTTGCGGCAGTTGAGCAACGCCGAGGTGGCCGCGATGTGGCCGGTGCCCGGACCGTCGGACGACAAATACAGCCAGGGAGTGGTCGGTGTCGTCGCGGGCTCGGCGCGCTATCCAGGAGCTGGCGTGTTGTGCAGCGGGGCAGCCGTGGCGGCCACCTCAGGAATGGTCCGGTACGTCGGAACGGCAGCGCCGCAGGTGCTTTCGCATTTCCCCGAGGTTGTCGCCAGTGATGAGCCGGAGAAGACGGGCAAGGTGCAGGCGTGGGTGATCGGGCCAGGCGCAGGAACCGATGACACCGGGATCAGGCGACTGCGACACGTGTTGGACACCGACCTGCCCGTGCTTGTCGACGCCGATGGACTCACACTGTTGGCCACCCACCGTGAGCTGCTGACCACCCGCACCGCACCCACCTTGATCACCCCGCACGCCGGCGAGTTCGCCCGGATCACCGGACAGCCCCCCGGCGTCGACCGGATCGCGGCCGTGAAGGATCTCGCGGCAGAACTGGGTGCGACGGTGCTCCTCAAGGGGCGGGCGACACTGATCGCGGATCCCTCCGGGCAGGTACTGGTGAACGACGCAGGATCGTCGTGGGCTGCCACGGCCGGCGCCGGCGACGTGTTGTCGGGCATCGCAGGCAGTCTGTTGGCCGCAGGTCTGGAACCGTCCTTTGCCGCGGCTGCGGCAGCGCGAGTACACGCGCTGGCGGCGACCGCAGCGTCTGCGGGAGGGCCGAACCACGGTGGCGGGAACGCCCCGATCGGTGCGTCGGCATTGCTGGCGGCGGTGTCGCCCACCTTGCGTGCCCTCCTCGGTGGTCTCGAGTGCGACAATGGTGGGCGATGAATTCTCCGGCGCTCGAGGCCCGCATCGACTTGTCGGCGGTTGCCCACAACATCGAGGTCCTACAGGCACACACCACCGCTGCGCTGATGCCCGTCCTCAAAGCGGACGCGTACGGTCACGGCGCCGTGCAGGTCGCTGCGGCGGTGATGAGCGCTGGGGCGGCCGAGATCGGGGTCGCGACCATCGACGAAGCGCTGGCGTTGCGCCGGGGCGGGATCGACGCGCCTCTGCTGGCCTGGCTGCACGGCAGTTCGACGGACTTCGGTGCTGCCATCGAGGCCGATGTGCAGATCGGTGTCTCCTCGCCCCGCGAGCTGACCGCGGTCGTCGAGGCGGCTCGCACGGCGGGTCGTACCGCGTCGGTCACCGTGAAGGTCGACACCGGCCTGGCCCGTAACGGGGTGGCGGCAGATGAGTGGGACGAGCTGCGGGACGCCGTCGCAACTGCCTCGGCGGAGCAATCGGTCGTGCTACGCGGAGTGATGTCCCACCTCGTGCGCGGGGACGAACCCGGCCATCCACTCAACAGCCTGCAAGGTGAACGCCTCGATGAGGCCGTGGCCGACCTGCGCCGCATCGGCGTGGATCCGGAGGTTGTGCACATCGCCAATTCGGCGGCCACGCTCACCAGGCCCGACCTGAGCCGAGATCTCGCCAGGCCCGGCATCGCCGTGTACGGCCGATCGCCTGCCCCCGACCTGGGCGACTTCGGGTTGATCCCGGTGATGACTCTTTCGGCCGAGGTCTTGTCGGTCAAGAAGATCCCGGCAGGTCAAGGTGTTTCGTACAGTCACACGTGGACTGCGCCGAGCGACACCACCGTTGCGTTGCTGCCGGCAGGCTACGCGGACGGGGTTCCGCGACTGCTGTCGAACACCCTGCGGGTGCACATCAATGGCCGGAGCTTTCCGAATGTCGGACGTGTCTGTATGGACCAGATGGTCGTCGACCTCGGCGCGGACGGCGGTGGTGTCGACGTGGGCGATCGCGCGGTGCTGTTCGGGACGGGGGAGCATGGTGGACCCACCGCTCTCGAGTGGGCCGAGGCCATCGGCACCATCGACTACGAGATCGTCTCCGGAATCCGTGGGCGGGTGGTGCGGACGTATGTCGGTGCGCCAGCGCCGATTCCGAACGACCGCCACACACCCGTCGCGACGGGGCCCGGCTGATGGAGCGCACCGGACGCTGGGAGATCTTGGCCGGTACCGCCGGCATCGCGACTCTGGGCGCTCTCGCTGTGGGGGCGGCAGCGCGTTCGCTGACGCGGCGGCACCCCACCAGCGACCCCAACTCCATTGAGGACTTCGGGTCGATCTACAACGATCGCCCGAGCATCGTGGTCGCCGATGATGGTGTGCCGCTGGCTGTTCGGGAAGTCGGTCCGGGAGACGCGCCGCTCACCGTCGTTTTTGTCCACGGCTTCTGCCTGCGCATGTCCACGTGGCACTTCCAGCGCCGGGATCTCGCGCAGACGTGGGGTGACGACGTCCGCATGGTCTTCTTCGATCACCGGGGGCACGGTGAGTCTGCGCAGGCGGCCGCGGGCTCGTGCACCATCACTCAGATGGCCGCGGACCTCGAAACCGTTCTGCGCGTAGTTGTTCCGAATGGGCCCGTGGTGCTGGTGGGGCACTCGATGGGTGGCATGGCGATCATGGCGTTGGCCAGCAGACGGCCGGAACTGTTCGGGTCGAAAGTGGTCGGTGTCGGGTTCGTGGCGAGCGCAGCCCACGGGATCACGCAGGCCGGGTTGGGACGTGGACTGCAGAATCCACTGGTCGACGCCTTCAGGCTGTCCGTCCGGCAGGCCCCGCGAGCGGTGGAGGCAGGCCGGGGCGTGACGAGGATGCTGATGGCCCCGGTGCTGACCGCGGGCAGTTTTGGCTCTGCATACCATTCACCCGCCGTGATCGAGTTCACCGAATCGGTCATCCAGAACACCAGGATCGACACGGTCGTCAACTTTCTGCGTGCTCTCGAGGAGCACGACGAGACCTCCGGGCTCCCGGTGCTCTCCGCGATCCCGACGGCCGTCGTGTGCGGGTACGAAGACAAGGTCACGCCGGTGGCGAACTCGGTGGAACTGCACAACCGTCTGGGCAAGAACTGCGAACTGCTCGGCGTTGCCGAGTGCGGCCACATGGTGATGATGGAGAACCCGCAGGCAGTCAACGACGCGATCAGCGGGCTCGTCGGGCGGGTACAGCGACCGTGACATCTGACGACCAGGCAGACTTCGAGCAGGAGATCCTGCCGACGGTGCAGGACACCGAGGCGTTCGGACGTACCCTGGCCGCCGGCCTGGGCGCGGGAGATCTGGTGATCCTCGACGGGCCACTCGGAGCGGGCAAGACCGCTCTGGCACGGGGGATCGGGGCAGGTCTCGGCGTGCAGGGTCGCGTCACCTCACCGACGTTCATCATCGCGCGGGAACACCGGCCGGGGCCAGGAGGTGGACCGGCGATGGTTCACGTCGACGCCTATCGGCTGGGTGGTCTGGAGGAACTCGACGCCCTCGACCTCGACACCGACCTCACCGACTCCGTGGTCGTCGTCGAATGGGGGAGG is a window from the Williamsia sp. DF01-3 genome containing:
- the glmS gene encoding glutamine--fructose-6-phosphate transaminase (isomerizing) gives rise to the protein MCGIVGYVGRRDALEVVVEALRRMEYRGYDSAGVAILDGAGHAAVEKKAGRLENLDKELATIGREAFAGSTGMGHTRWATHGRPTDRNAHPHTSLDGKIAVVHNGIIENFAVLREEVEKAGIEFSSDTDTETAVHLMALQYASGSTAGNFVDSAYAVLGRLEGAFTLVFTHADHPDTIVAARRSTPLVVGVGEGEMFVGSDVAAFIEHTREAVELGQDQVVVITADDYTITDFEGNEESGKPFHIDWDLAAAEKGGHDFFMLKEIAEQPQALADTLLGHFENGRIILDEQRLTDDDLRDIDKVFVVACGTAYHAGLLAKYAIEHWTRLPVEVELASEFRYRDPVLDRSTLVVAISQSGETADTLEAVRHAKEQKARVLAICNTNGAQIPRESDAVLYTHAGPEIGVASTKCFLAQIAATYLVGLALAQARGTKYPDEVAREYAALEAMPAAVATVLETVEPVRALARDLADRGTVLFLGRHVGYPVALEGALKLKELAYMHAEGFAAGELKHGPIALIEDGVPVIIVMPSPTGRALLHSKMVSNIREIQARGATTIVIAEEGDESARGVADHLIVIPQTPTLLQPLVSTVPLQVFAAAVAQARGYDVDKPRNLAKSVTVE
- a CDS encoding NAD(P)H-hydrate dehydratase yields the protein MIDYFTADSIRAAEVATGDLLVRGVLMGRAARAVADVVAAELVSRSGGCYGRKVGVLAGAGDNGADALFAGALLRRRGVDVRTVLLAGDRTHASGLAAFRGAGGRITDSFSRDVDVVIDGIVGLSGSGPLRPEAARIVGELTAPIVAVDIPSGVDADTGQVNDPAVRAAVTVTFGEYRVAHVLAAPQCGRIVLADIGIEAHRPALRQLSNAEVAAMWPVPGPSDDKYSQGVVGVVAGSARYPGAGVLCSGAAVAATSGMVRYVGTAAPQVLSHFPEVVASDEPEKTGKVQAWVIGPGAGTDDTGIRRLRHVLDTDLPVLVDADGLTLLATHRELLTTRTAPTLITPHAGEFARITGQPPGVDRIAAVKDLAAELGATVLLKGRATLIADPSGQVLVNDAGSSWAATAGAGDVLSGIAGSLLAAGLEPSFAAAAAARVHALAATAASAGGPNHGGGNAPIGASALLAAVSPTLRALLGGLECDNGGR
- the alr gene encoding alanine racemase; the encoded protein is MNSPALEARIDLSAVAHNIEVLQAHTTAALMPVLKADAYGHGAVQVAAAVMSAGAAEIGVATIDEALALRRGGIDAPLLAWLHGSSTDFGAAIEADVQIGVSSPRELTAVVEAARTAGRTASVTVKVDTGLARNGVAADEWDELRDAVATASAEQSVVLRGVMSHLVRGDEPGHPLNSLQGERLDEAVADLRRIGVDPEVVHIANSAATLTRPDLSRDLARPGIAVYGRSPAPDLGDFGLIPVMTLSAEVLSVKKIPAGQGVSYSHTWTAPSDTTVALLPAGYADGVPRLLSNTLRVHINGRSFPNVGRVCMDQMVVDLGADGGGVDVGDRAVLFGTGEHGGPTALEWAEAIGTIDYEIVSGIRGRVVRTYVGAPAPIPNDRHTPVATGPG
- a CDS encoding alpha/beta fold hydrolase; protein product: MERTGRWEILAGTAGIATLGALAVGAAARSLTRRHPTSDPNSIEDFGSIYNDRPSIVVADDGVPLAVREVGPGDAPLTVVFVHGFCLRMSTWHFQRRDLAQTWGDDVRMVFFDHRGHGESAQAAAGSCTITQMAADLETVLRVVVPNGPVVLVGHSMGGMAIMALASRRPELFGSKVVGVGFVASAAHGITQAGLGRGLQNPLVDAFRLSVRQAPRAVEAGRGVTRMLMAPVLTAGSFGSAYHSPAVIEFTESVIQNTRIDTVVNFLRALEEHDETSGLPVLSAIPTAVVCGYEDKVTPVANSVELHNRLGKNCELLGVAECGHMVMMENPQAVNDAISGLVGRVQRP